The following proteins are encoded in a genomic region of Garra rufa chromosome 22, GarRuf1.0, whole genome shotgun sequence:
- the slc16a8 gene encoding monocarboxylate transporter 3: MGIIVEGGETVGAPDGGWGWIVLLGCFVVTGFSYAFPKAISVYFKELMKDFDCGYSDTAWISSIILAMLYGSGPICSIMVNEFGCRPVMLVGGILASTGMILASFTTNIIQLYLTAGVITGFGLALNFQPSLIMLGSYFDKRRPLANGLAAAGSPVFLSALSPLGQMLLNNYGWRGGFLITGGLLLNCCTCGAVMRPLICKERKVIACSQELKEMLPPEAGQENIVCENNNDKKPSKKKLLDFSVLADLGLIIYIIAKFIVVLGLFVPTILLVNYAKDQGVPDQDAAFLLSIIGFIDIFARPTCGVVAGLKWIRPKMPYFFSIALLFNGLTDVCSATSTDYKGLVIFCVFFGLSYGMVGALQFEVLMGIVGKSSFSSALGLVLLFEAVAVLIGPPSAGYLVDKYKNYELIFYMAGGELITAGIFLALASFFFISLKKHKETQRKHHGDVEINPKR, translated from the exons ATGGGAATTATTGTAGAGGGTGGAGAGACAGTAGGTGCCCCAGATGGTGGCTGGGGCTGGATCGTTCTGCTTGGATGTTTTGTCGTCACTGGCTTCTCATATGCCTTCCCGAAAGCTATAAGTGTGTATTTCAAAGAACTGATGAAGGACTTTGACTGTGGATACAGTGACACAGCCTGGATTTCATCTATAATATTAGCAATGCTGTATGGTTCAG GTCCAATCTGTAGCATCATGGTTAATGAATTTGGATGCCGGCCGGTCATGTTGGTTGGAGGAATACTGGCCTCAACAGGGATGATACTAGCATCTTTTACTACTAACATTATCCAGCTTTACCTCACTGCAGGTGTCATTACAG GATTTGGACTGGCTTTGAACTTCCAACCATCACTGATCATGCTGGGGTCTTATTTTGACAAACGCAGACCACTTGCCAATGGACTGGCAGCAGCTGGAAGCCCTGTGTTTCTATCAGCTCTCTCTCCATTAGGACAAATGCTGCTCAACAACTATGGATGGAGAGGAGGCTTTCTCATTACCGGTGGTCTTCTGCTCAATTGTTGCACCTGTGGAGCAGTTATGAGACCCCTAATATGCAAAGAAAGGAAAGTTATAGCCTGTTCCCAAGAGCTCAAGGAAATGCTTCCTCCTGAGGCTGGACAAGAGAATATCGTTTGTGAAAACAACAATGACAAAAAGCCCAGTAAAAAGAAGCTTTTGGACTTTAGTGTACTTGCTGATTTAGGGCTTATTATCTATATCATTGCAAAATTTATAGTTGTCCTCGGCCTATTTGTTCCAACTATTCTATTAGTCAACTACGCTAAGGACCAAGGAGTGCCTGACCAGGATGCTGCCTTTTTGTTATCTATTATAGGATTTATTGACATCTTTGCTCGCCCCACTTGTGGCGTAGTGGCCGGTTTAAAATGGATCCGACCCAAGATGCCTTATTTCTTCAGCATTGCCTTGCTTTTCAACGGCTTAACAGATGTTTGCTCTGCTACAAGCACAGACTATAAGGGGCTAGTTATCTTCTGTGTGTTTTTCGGGCTGTCTTATGGCATGGTGGGTGCTCTACAATTTGAAGTGCTGATGGGTATTGTGGGAAAAAGCAGTTTTTCCAGTGCACTTGGCCTAGTGCTCCTTTTCGAGGCAGTGGCTGTGCTGATTGGACCTCCCTCTGCTG gTTATTTGGTGGATAAGTACAAGAACTATGAACTGATTTTTTACATGGCTGGAGGAGAGCTGATCACTGCTGGAATATTTCTTGCCCTTGCATCATTCTTCTTTATTAGCCTAAAGAAACACAAAGAGACACAGCGGAAACATCATGGTGATGTGGAAATCAATCCTAAAAGATAA